The DNA sequence GGCGCCGGCCTCGGCCGGCGCGCAGTCAGCGGGTCTCGCGGTGCAGGGTGTGCTTCCCGTCCCGGGGCAGAACTTCTTCATCTCGATGCGGTCCGGGTCGTTGCGGCGGTTCTTACGCGTGATGTAGTTGCGCTCCTTGCACTCCACACACGCCAAAGTGATCTTTGGACGGACGTCGGTCGCCTTGGCCACGGCGGGGTGCCTTCCTCGCTAACGGAACAACTACGACGAGCCAGCGTAGACCTTGCCTACCTGGACACGCAAAGCGGGTGCCCGTGGCACCCGCAGATCCGGTTACCGGAGTCGCCCGGCACCGAAAGTAGCGGTGGCCGGACTTGAACCGGCGACACAACGATTATGAGCCGTTTGCTCTACCAACTGAGCTACACCGCTGTGGGCGGGTTCCAACAAGAACCCTCTGAGCCCCCTTACGGAATCGAACCGTAGACCTTCTCCTTACCATGGAGACGCTCTGCCGACTGAGCTAAGGGGGCGCACGCTAACTCCTCGAAAGGCGCGCAGGAGAAGAATACACGGCCCCCGGCGGGAGGAGAAATCAGATCCCCCGCTCCCCCGCCGACTCACCCGCCGGCGGAAGAAACCGCAGGTCAGGGCACTGCGCGCAGGCGGCGTACGTCGCTGGCGAGCGACAGGTCCGACTCGGACTGCGCCCCAAACCACGCCTCCAGCCGCTCGTACGGCAGCGGCCGGCTGAAGAGGAATCCCTGTCCGATCTGGCAGCCGATGTCCTGTAGCAGCTCCAGGGTCAGCTCGCTCTCCACCCCTTCGGCCACCACGGTCAGCCCGAACTGCTGGGACAGCGTCACCACCGCGTTGACGATCGCGAGGTCGCCGGGGTCGGTCGCCATGCCCTGTACGAACGAACGGTCGACCTTGACCTCGTGGACCGGCAGTCGGCGCAGGTAGGACAGCGACGAGTAGCCGGTACCGAAATCGTCGACGGAGAGCCGCACCCCGATGTCGCGCAACCGGCGCAGGGTGGGCATGGGCCGGTCCGTGCCGTCGAGCACACCGGCTTCCTTGATCTCGAAGGTCAACAGTTCCGGCGCCACCTTGAACTCGGCCAGCAACTCCTGGACCCGGGCCGGGAAGTACGGGTCGGTCAACGTACGTGCCGACAGGTTCACGGCGACCGCCAACGGGTGATCCGGATCACTCCATTCGCGGGACCGGCGCAACCCCTCGCGGAGCACCGACTCGGTCAGCCGGCCCAACTGGCCGGTGTGTTCGGCGACCGCCACGAAGTCCTCGGGCGAAACCGCGCCGTGCGCCGGATGCTCCCAACGGGCCAGACACTCCACGCCCACCAGGCGCCGGTCGTCGAGCGTCACCTTGGGCTGGAAGTAGACCTTCAACTCGTCGTTGTCGAGCGCGCGGCTCAGGTCGCCGGCGAGCCCGAGGCGGCGTACGGACCGGGACTCCAGCCCGGGGTTGAACAACTGCACGCTGCCGGGCATCGACTTGGCGGCGGTGGCGGCCAGCCCCGCCCGCTGCACCAGGGTCGCCGGATCACTGCCGTGCTCCGGATGAATCGCCACCCCGACGGCCGTGTCGACGTCGAGGGTCAGGGCGCCGAACACCATCTGGTCGTGGGTCTGCTCACGCAACTCGGTCGCCAGCGCGAGCGCCGCCTCCGCGCTCTCGGCCCGCAGGGTCACCACGAACTCGTCGCCGCCGATCCGCCCCACGAGCGCAGCCGACGGCGACGACGACCGCAGCCGGGCCGCCACCTCGACCAGCACCCGGTCGCCGGCCGCGTGCCCGAGGGACTCGTTGACCTGACGCAGCGCGTCGACGTCGAACAGGAGGACCGCCACCACCTCGTCGGGGGCGCAGACCTGGACGGCCTCCTCCAGGGCGCCGAGAACCCGCTTCCGGTTGGGCAGGGCGGTGAGCCCGTCGTGGTAGGCGTCGTATCGCAACCGGTCGACCAGCCGGGAGTTCTCCAGCGCGATCGCGGCGTGCGCGGCGATCGTCTCGAAGATCGGCACATCGCCGGGCATGAAGTGGGAGGTCTCGCCGAGCCGGTTGACCACCTCCAGCGAGCCGATGACAGCCTGGCCGGACCGCAGCGGCACGACGATGACGTCCTTGACGCCGTCCGCCTCCCGCAGGCCGGTCCGCAGTTCCTCGTCGCCGCCGAGCCGGCTGCCGACCGCCACCGTCTTCTTCGCCTTGATCGCCCGGGCCCGGGCGACCGCCGGCGTACGCGCCAGGTCGAGCAGTCCCGGATCGTCGACTCGGGCGGTCAGCAGCACCTCGGGGTGCCGGCCCTGCGCCGGCAGCCACAACGTCGCGTATTCGGCCTGCATGAGGACGCGTACGCGGCCGAGCAGCGAGTCGGCGAGCGTGCCGTCCTGGCCGCTCTCGCTCATCGCCCGGGTGAGGTCGTACATGTCGGCGAGGGTGCGGTGCTGGCGGAAGAACTGCGCGTACGACCGGTAGACCAGGCCGAGCGCGCCCGTCAGCACGACGACCAGCACGATCGCCCACCAGGTGGTTTCCAGGGCGATGAGGACGACCAGGCCGAGCGACACGTTGATCGCGGCGGTGACCAGCGTCGGCGCGGCGGTGCGGACGACCTCCAGCCCGGCCTGCGAACCCTGCACGATCGTGATGACCCCGATCACGGCGGCGAGCCCGACCAGAGTGTGGGTGCTCACCACGGCGAACAGGATTCCCCAGGTGCCGGGTCCGACGCCCTCGATCGGCGGGAAGGCGTAGAGCACCAGCCCGGCCAACGACGTCGCGGCCGCCTCTTTGGCGACGTTGAACCAGAGTTTCGCCGGGCCGACCCGGCGCCGGATCTGGGTGACGAGGGCGGCCAGGGTGGCGATCACCACCACCGTCAGCGGGCGGAAGTAGAACAGTGCCAGAACCAGTGAGATCTCGGTCAGCGTCAACACGAACGCCTGGCGGCGGATCACGAAATGGAGGTTCGGGATCGCCACCGCCACCATGACGGCGAGTAGAACGAGGGCGAAAAACAGTTCGCTTCCGGCATCCCGGGCGACTCGCCCCGCCTCTTGGCCATCGATCAGCCCGAGCGCCGTCGACATCACCACAGCAAGAAGTGCCAGCGGCCCCGTGATCAACCAGGCGTGGTCAGGGGAACGCCGGGGTGACGGCTGGGGCCTTGGCATCCGGCTCCTTCGCCACTCGCACCGAATTGTCCGCGCGGGCGCGGGTTACGGTGCGACGGTGAGATTCTGAGGCGTGGTGGGGGCGTCGACGATGACCGTGTCGGTGACCTTCGCCCAGTCGTAGCCGGCCCAGTCGTAGCCAGCCTGTGGCCTGGTGGCGAGCTGGGCACCCACGATGCCACCGACGAGCGCGACGAGCGCCAAGCCCGAGCCGATCCGACGGCCCGACCATTTTGCACGCATCTACTGCTCCTATCGAAACGGCCGAGGAAGGTGAGGGTTCCATGATGGTGCCACAGCCTGGTGAACCGGCAAAGCCGTTGTGCGGCGTCAACCGAACAGTGCGTCGAACTTTAACCGTTCGGCAGCGTGGATGACCCGCCCGGACGCAACGTACGAGGTCCGCTGGCCGCCGGCGCTGATTCGTGGTTCGTCCAATAAGACCTCTCAGTCAAACCTCTGCCGGTCTGACAAACGACACCTTTCGGATTTTAGTCTCTGTCGAACCGTCGTGCTGGATTTCGCCCGTGGTCCACATGGGTGGCCGACGGGCGGACATCGCCGGACCCGCGCCAAATATTTCGACACTCACCTATGTAACATGCCGCGGCCCCGGCGGCCCAGGGCCCAAAGTCCCCACCCTGGCGACAGGGTCGGGACCCGGGCCACGGGGGCACGGACCGCCCCCACTGCCGCCCGGCGATCCACGACCGGACCACCACCGCCGCGACAACACGACACCGGCCGCGGTCGTCCCGATCTCCGGTCCAGCGGCCCGCGGCACCCGCGCCCCGGGCCGGACCAACGACAACGGCCCTTGTCCAACTGGACAAGGGCCGTTGTCTACTGCTGTGGCGGGTAGAGGATTCGAACCTCTGTAGCTTTCGCGACGGATTTACAGTGTGCGCCGCATCCGGGGTGTCATACCGGCCCTGACCAGGCGCTTCTTCTCAGTCAGGTCGACATCGCCGGGGTTGTTCCCGTGATGTTCCCGTGGCGGGAACACTCACCCCAGCGCGTCCCCGATGCGGTTGTTCACCCCGTCCTCTCCCCCGTCGAGGCAGTTCGCGTAGACCCGCAGCAGGACCGCGACGCTGTGCCCGAGCCGCCGGGCGACCTCGGTAGCCGGCACACCCGCGTTCAGCCAGAGCGAAGCGGCAGCGTGACGCAGGTCGTACGGACGGCGAGCCAGCGGAGATGCCACCTGGGCGGAGGTGAACGCCTGGACCCGGGCGAGCTTCCACCACCGGTCATAGACCGACTCCGACAGCGGCCCGCCGTGCAGGCCCCGGAACAGCCGGCCGTCCGGTGCCGTGTCGTGCTTCGCGACGTGCTTGTGCAGCAGCGCGACGAGTTGCGGCGGGATCGGCACCGGGCGGGTATCGGTGCGTGCCCGATGCTTGAGCCCGCGCCGCTCGTGCGCCTGGCCGTCGTCCGTCCAGGCGGTACCGGACCGGGGGGCGGTCTCGGCGAGGATGATGCGCCCCCACCCGTATTCGATCTTCTCGTGTCGGCAGGCGCCGACGGGTGCGGCGGTCACATCGGGAAGGTCAGCATCACAGTCGATGCAGCGGCCAGGCAGCACGCAGTCAGCGCGGCGAAGGTCGGCCGCCTCCGACGGACGGGTACCGGCGTAGTAAAGGCAACCGAAGAAGGCGGTGAGCCGTGAGGCCCGGTTGCCGAGTCCCTCCAGCGCTTCGAGAAGCGAGGCGACCTGAACCGGGTTGGCGACCACCCGACGATCGATCGCCGTGGCGACCTCGGGCGCGGTCCACTGAATCCGGTCGATCGGGTTGGCGTCGAGGTAGCCAAGCTCGACCGCGTACCCGATCGCGTTGTAGAAGATCGCCCGCTTGCGACGAATCGTGCTGGCAGCAGCGGCCTTGCCGTCGAGCCGAACGCAGAGACCATCCAGGACCCGACGGACCTTCGCCACGTCTTCCAGCTCGACCACGGGCAGCGACGCCTGTTCCAGCCAGGTCAGGGCCTCAGCCTGGGCAGACGACGGTTCGTCCGACCACCGGCGCGGATTCAGCGCGTAGTTATATAGAGCCTCGCGCAGCACGTCGTTAGCCGGCCGCCCACGCCGACCCGGACGGGTCAGCAGCAGCGTCACATCGGTCAAAGCCTCCACCGTGCCACGACGCGACTTCGCGGCGAGCCGGGGCCACTTGCGTTCCATGTAAGCGCGAACGTGCCCATACCACGTAGTGGCGTTTCGGGCGCGCACCTCAGCCAGTGGCCGACCAGTCTCCGTGTCGAACGGTTGACCGTCGTTGGCCGCCTTGACCAGCTCGGATCGGAACGAGTTGGCAAGCGCCTTCTTCTGGAACAGCTCCTCGAACGGCTTGGACGCACCCTCCACGGTCCAGCGAACCCGGTACCAAGTCTTTCCCCGGATGGCGCGCTTACCGATCTCCCAGATCCGAACCTCGAAGCTCTTCACGCGGCCTCGCTCTCCAGATCGGTCAACCACGCCTCCAGCACCGAGCGGCGTACGCGCAGCTCACCGTTGGGAAGCTTGAAGACACGCGGAGCCCTGCCGGTCTGACGCCACAGGTACCAAGTCGATCGAGGCACCCGCAGTTCCTCCAGCACTTCAGGCACGGTCAGCAGGCTGTCACCGGCACCCATCGCGATCAGTCCTTTCTTGTCTGTCGTGCTGATCGGATGCGGTCCCCGATCGCGGTGGCGAGTTCGAGTTGTTCGCGGGTGTCGTAGCCGATGCCGAGGATCTGCCAGTCGTTGACGACCAGGACGTCGGTGTCTTCGGGCAGCCCGGCCTCGGTGAGCGCCGCTTGGAGCTGGTGGGCGCGGCGTTCGGCCCGCAGGTTCTTGAAGGTGGTGCTGTAGATGCGGGACTTGGTGAGGAAGTGGCCTCGGAAGCCGAGCATGTGTGCCCAGTGGCGGAGCTTGAGGTCGGCGTACTGGTCGAGTCCGCCGAGGTTCCAGGCGGTCTGGATCATGGCTCGGTGGTGAGCGGACACCCGCAGTTGATTGATGTGCATCTGAGAGCGGATGCGCCGGTCTCCGGTTTCGGTGGCGCCGGTGCCCTTGGTGGCGTACTTGGCGACGTAGCCGGCGAGCCGGGCGTCACTGACGACCTGGTCCCCGTCGTCGTCGCCGTCGTTGATGTCGATGTCGGTGGTGGTGATGTCCTTGACGTCGACCTGGGCGCCCCAACCGAGGGGCAGCGCCGTGCCGTCGGGACGGGCGCTGTCGACCCGGACGGAGGAAGCCGCGGTGCGTACCGCGTCGGCCAACACGTCGGGGGTGAGCCATACCGGGGGCGACGAATCCGGACCGGACGGGCCGTCAGCGCGAACCACCGCGTGGAAGTGGACCAGGCCCCGCCGTTGGTACTCGGCAACTTTGGCGTAGGAGATCCGCAGGTGTGCCCCGGATGCCCGGACGGTGAGGCCGCCAGCGGCAGCGACCGCCCGGCGTAGCGCGATGGTGAACCGGTGCCAGAGTTGGCCGCTGTGTGCCTGCCACAGGACCGCGCCGGTGTAGTCGTAGGTGTCGGGGTCGATCGGGCTGCCAAGGAGCGGATGCCCGTCCGGGTGCCAGCGACCGCAGCCACAGGGGCGTTTGCCGGGCCGGTTGTGGACCGGGCCGAAGGACGGTGCGGTGAGGGTGACGAACAGACGCGTGGATGCCGCCACGGTGGCGGGGATGCCCTTGCCGCCGGCCATGCCCGCGTGGATGAGGTGCCAGGCGTCGGCGGCGTACCGGTCGGCGCAGGTCGGGCAGACGGCCGCCCGACGGGTACCGCAGGAGGCCCAGACCCGACCGGACCGGGAGGCGATCAGTTGGCCGGTGGCCGCGTGCTGGGCCTCCCACTTGCCGATCAGGCGGACCGGCTGGAGGCAGCCCTTGACGCTTTCGACGCCGGCCCGCCATTCCTTGTAGGCGGGAGTACGCATCCACTGGGCGAGCGCTGCCTCACCGTCGTATGCCAGACGGTCAGGTGGTGACATGGGGGTTTCCCTCCGAAGACGGGCCTGCCGTGCCCCGGAGCAGGAGCACGGCAGGCCAGAGCGAGCGAGAGAAGGTCGTCAGGCGGTGACCGGGGTGAGCCGGTCGACTACCCGTGTTGCGATCGACAGCGGCAGGCGGGTGGCGCGTTGGATGTCGACGGCCGTCACCGGGGCGATGGAGTCCGCGACGAGTTGCCGGATCTGTGCCTGCATAGCGACCGGGATGCCGAGCCCATCCAGTTCCACCGACGCGGCCGGGGTTTCCACCCGAGCAGCCGGGGCCTCGACCACGGCGGCCGGTGGCGGGGGTAGGAAGACCGTCGGGGCTTCCACTGGGGCGGCCGGGGGCGGGGGCGCGAAGACCGTCGGGGCTTTGACCGGGGTGGTCGGGGCCGGCGGGGTGGTTTCGGGCTTGCTCGTCTCGGGGTTGGTCAGGGTGATGGCCCGGCGTGCCTGGGTGCAGCGCGCCTGGACGACCGGCATGACCTCGGCCAGGAAGAACACCAGGACCGGGACCATGATGTGCGCGGCGAGCATGCCCGCGCTGATACCGCCGTCGCGGGGGAACAGTGCCGGTACGACGTTCATGACCAGGGTGGAGCCGAGCAGGAACCGCTTGAGCCAGTCGACCGCCCGGGAGTCGATGTCGATCCCCCGGGCGATCATCGCGGCTTCCCAGCGCAGGACCGTGATGAGGATCCCGACCAGACATGGCTCGACTCCCCAGCAGCCCCACCAGACCGGATCGGCCGGGGTGAGGTGCCCGGCGAGGAAGTCCTGAACGCCGGTCGTGGTGAAGACCGAGCCGATTGCCAGGAACAGCCACAGCGACCGGGTGACGCTCACCCGAAGCCGCTCGATCTCCACGATGTCCAGCGCGGTGTCCTGCTCCAGGTCGTGAAGCTGCCGCGCCACATCGAGGCGGCGGGACAGCTTGCGGACCGGTCGGGGCTGCTTGGCCATGTTGGTCACGCCTTCCCCGCGTGGGCCAGTTCCGACACCGGCCAACCGGCGACCCGGACCAGCTCGGCGATGTCGGTGTCGTCGCAGTACGCCGCCCGCACGCGCATCGGGGTTCGGGACCGCTGCTTGACGACGAAGCCGATACCGGCCGACTCGGGCACGTTCGGGATCTCGTCAGCGAGGGCACCGCGCCGGCGCATGTCATCACCGAGGACCATGTCGACGTGCCCCGCCGTGGTGGCCCGCAGGCATACCCGCAGGGAGAACAGGTCCCGCTGCGGGATGACGTCCTTGGTCGGTTCCTGGAGAGCGCCGATCACGCTGCCGCCCAGCGCGCGGGCCTGGGACAGGATCAGTGGAAGAGCCGCCTGGGCGCCGCGGGTCAGCGACCGGTCCCCGTAGCCGGTCACCGCGCCCAGCTCGTCGATGACCAGGACGTCGAGCGGGGTTTCCCGCGACATGCGGAAGGTCCGCCGGCCCTGCTCCGCCAAGACCTGCTTGCGTTCCTGCATGGTGGTCCAGAAGCCCTGGATGACCTCCACGATGTCCCCGTCGGACTCCGCGTACCGGTGTGACACCGGCCGCAGAGCGTTGAGTTCGGTTCCCTTGGGGTTGACCACGTGCAGGCGGACCAGGCCGTCACGGATCAGCGGCGCGCAGGCCCGAAGCGCCATCCAGGTGACCGAGTTCTTCCCCGAACCGGTCGCACCCGAGACCATCCAGTGCTGCCCGACCAGCGGCGCGAACCAGTCGTCACCGTGCTCGGTCTCCCCGAGGAAGACGCGAGACAGGTCGACGGCGTCGGAGTCGGCCGGGATGTCCGGCGGGACGATCACCTGGGTGAACGGCTCGCTGCGCTGGACGATCAGGGCGATCACCTGCGGGCGTACCCGCTCGACTCCGACCCGTTCCGCCTTCAGTGCCACGGCCAGGGCGTCGGCGGCCTCCTCCCACTGCTTCGGCGTCTGCCCCAGCAGCAGCCGGACGTAGACCGTCTCGGTCGACGGGGAGTGGCTACGGACCCGGATGATCCGGGGAACGTTCACCATCCCCGTGGTCCGGTGCACCGTGATCAGGTTGCACGCCTCCGTGACCCGGCTCCACCACGGCCCGAGGTAGGTCCGCGACAGCCACCGGCGACGCACCGCCCGCAGCCGGGGAGCCGCCATCCGCGACCACGAGTCCGGGTGCCCCCGGTACCAACCCACGCCGGCCGCCACCGCACCCGCCAGCACACCACCGGTGGTCACCGGTCCGAACTGGACGGACGCCGCAGTCAGAGCGGCGGGCACCGCCACGAAGCCCGGGTGCCGCGCGGCCCAACCCGCTACCCGCCATTCCCACCCCTGAGTACGCTTACCCATCTCCCGCACCTACCCTCACTAATGGAGTTGTTTAATTCGTCGTGTCGTGTTTTTGAGAAAGGCAAGGCCCGGATCGGATTAGTGATCCGGGCCTTACCGTTTGAATGTCTGTCAGCGCGTGGCGTTGAACAACTGCTTCGCGCGACTGGTCGCCTTCTCCGCTTCGCGCGTCTCTTCCAGCCACGGGCCGGCCTCTTCGAGCAGGACCAGGAGCACCGCCACCGACCGGCGAAGTTCGTCGTAGTGGCGCATGTACCGCTGCCGCTCCGGCATTCCCTTCATCGACCCGCGCATCAGCCGCATGGCCTTGTCGATCCCGTCATAGGTATCGGTCACCTGGTAAGACATCAACCCACCTTCCAAGGCTTCGCGACCAAATCGGCCTCGAACGTCTTCACCCGCACGTGGAACGCCCGCAGCGTCTCCACCGCCTGCTTGTGCGCGTCCTCCAGGTCCTCGATCCGAGCCGTGTACAGGTACAGCGTTCCCGGCGGCGGCTCACAGGACTTGATCAGGCTCTTCGCCCCGTCCAGCAGCATCGCCAAGCCCTGGACGTTGCCCATCAGCGCCTCGTACCGACTCCGGCCCGTCAACGACTTCACGACCTCCGGAACCAGATCCATAACTCCCCTTCCGTTCTCCTCCGTGCGGCTTGCTCGCCGTCATCGGTGAGCACCACCCACCCCCGGAACGAAAGACCCGAAGGGCGGATAGAAACCACCGACCGGCGACTACTCCCGACCGGACAACCGCCACACACGCCGCCACCGCCGAGTTTCACGACGGATCAGACCCACGTTGATCGAAACCGAAATCAGCAAGAGCCCCGAAACAATCAGGTCGAAATTCGACACAAGAATCTCCTTTCAATTCTTGATGAATTCTCAATCGCAGATCAAAGCGAATCAAAAAGGCATCTTCAGGCAAGGTTGTATCCACTGTGGAATTCTCAACGAACAATCTGCCGAGGATCCGACCGCATGGGCCGCATTGCCACCGGCATAAGCGCCCCGACCCGACTCGAACGGGTCACCCACCAGAAAAGGGGCGGGGCCGAAGACTTCTACGCGGCCAGAGACACCCTGGCCCGGCCGTCCACACCGGACACATGGCTGGTGGGTCGGGCCTGGTCACGACGGCGACCGGTGTCGCTGCCGGCGGCCGGTGGCACAGCGGTGGTGATCGCGGTGACCGTCCGGTTCGCCCGAGCCGCGTACATGGCGGCATCGGCAGCGCTCAGCCACGCACCGATCGAGTGGCCAGGACCGGCCAGGGTGGCGCCGATGGTGGCACCGACCGCGAGGCTTCCACCCTCGTACGACGCCGGAGTGGTGACGCGAGCATGGATACGCGGCAGCCAGCCCGCGAGCCACCCGTCAGCGTCAGCGCCACCAGACGCGGGACCGGTGGTGACGATGGCGAACTCGTCCCCGCCGAGTCGAGCAGCGATCCCCGCAGGTCCCGCGATCCCCCGAAGCCGCGCCGCAACCACGGTCAGGATGTGATCCCCCGCGTCGTGACCGTGCCGATCGTTGACCGCCTTGAAACCGACGAGGTCGACCAGGGCGACGACGACCGGCCGCCCCGCCTGGTAAGCAGTGGCGATGAACCGGTCAGCCGCCTGAGTCAGCCCAGCCCGGTTCGCGATCCCGGTAAGCGGATCAGTGGCAGCCGCCCGCCGAGTCGCAGCGAGTTCGGCCCGAAGAGAGCGGCGCGCCGTGAGGTAGCCGGCGGTACCGGCCAGCGCGACGACAGCGGCGGTAATCGAGTGGCGCCGGAGGGGAGACACACCAAATCCTTTCGTCACTGTGCGTAACCGTGTTTGGGCATGTGGAACCGCGCCGGGAGACCCGACGCCGTGGCGCCTATCAGATGTAGAGCGAGGAGTGAGGCCAGCACACGGGCCGAACCTCTCGGGGCGTAGCGACCTCACCCCTCGCAAGCAGGAATGCCGCTCAGCGAGCGGTCTTGAGCCCCTGCGCCTTCCAGGTCAGACCCGACCGCCCGTCCCGCTCCCAGTGCGACACCGTCGGCCCGATCAGCTCCACCAACTCCCCCTCCTCGACCTGGCCCGGGTCCATGGTCAGGGTGATCTTCAGCTCCTCACCCTTGCCCCGGTAGCCGTCCTCGGTCGCGACCGGCTTCGCGAACACCGCCACCGTGAACAGCGGGTCACTCGTGCCGTACGCCGTACTCACCCTCCCCTCCTGATCCGTCTTCACCGACGGCTCCTCCACCACCCGCAGCTTGTAGCCGGACAGGTTCACAGGGATGTTCCGCATGTCGCCTCGTTCTCCTTTGCTGCTCATGCTTGTGTCGTTCGCGCCCGATCGGGCACTTAAGCTCCTGACCAACCTCGCTGCCCGATGTAACAGAGCGGATCAGCTTGGAACAGAGGCTAACAGTTTGATTCAGTCTGCGTCAACAGATACAATCAGTTTCACGAAAAAGGCCCGTGACCTGCGGAAACACCGCCGTGCGGAGTTGGCTCGAACCCGACGCCCGCAGGCCATGCGAGACGAGGAGCCCGATGACCACCCAGCCGGACCCACGGGACGAGTTGCAGCGGGGAACGAGTGCGCTCGTCATCGCCCAGACCATCCGGAACGACATTCAGTCCGGCCGGTTGGCCCACGGGCGGCAACTGCCTGGCACCAGGGCTCTTGCTGAGTCCTGGAACACCAGCGTCGCCACAATCAATCGAGCGATGGGGATCCTTGCCGAGGAAGGGCTAGTCATAAACCGTGCCCGGTCGAGTCGGATCGTCCACAACCCTGCTGGCGCCCCGAGCAAGGCAGGTCCCCGGATAATCCTTATTGGAGGCTATCCCGGCTCAGGGAAGACGGAACTTGGCCGCATTATCGCTCGCCAAACGGGCTGGGCAATTCTCGACAAGGACACTACAACTCGGCCGGTGGTTGAAGCGGCGCTAGAGCGTCTGGGGCAATCCCCACATGATCGGGAGTCAGAAACCTACTTGACGGCTATCCGACCTGCCGAGTACGAAGCCCTGATTGCCGCTCTGACCGAGAATTTGCAGTGCGGGGTATCGGTCATCGTGACAGCGCCTTTCGTTAAAGAACTCCGCGACGAAGCATGGTGTGACCGGTTGGCAGCCACAGTGACGACCCATGGCGGAACCCTCCAAGTCATCTGGGTGCGATGCGACCCTGACACCATGCACACCTACATCCGTCGCCGTGGCGCTGCCCGAGACGATTACAAGCTTGCGCACTGGACCAAGTATGTAAAGGGCCTCGAATTCGTGTTCGAGCCGAGAATTCCGTACGTAAGTGTCGACAACTCCGCAGGCGCCAGGCCACTACAGGAGCAGGCAAAAGGTTTGCTAAGCGAGATGGCTGTGGCGTGAGAAGGGGGCTGATCCTCTATGGTGCGCCCGCTACCGGCAAGGACACGGTTACCGCCGAACTCGTTAACCGAGAGCCCCGCCTGGAGCACTTTAGGCGATTGAAGCTCGGCCGTGGGAGGACCAGCGGCTATCGAATGATCGATCCGCGCCAGGCTAATGACCTGCGTCGCAGAGTGGACGCGATTCTTTGGGAAAACAGCCGATACGGCGCAACGTACCTTGTCGATCGCCCTGGGCTTGAACAGGTATGGGATGCGAATCGAGTACCGGTTATACATCTAGGCCAGGTCGAAGCCGTCGAAGCAATAACCGGCGATAGGGGAACCGGGGCGGCATGGACCGTTGTCGAGCTGTACTGCCGACCTGCCGTACTCCGTGACCGTATCCGGTTTCGGGCCACTGGGGACGAAGAGCAACGATTTGCGGTCATCGAGCAGACGCCTCGTTTGCCCAACGCGGACATCAGGATCGACACCGAGTCTGTCACCGCAGCCGTAGCAGCAACGATGATTGCTCAGCACATGCGGATTTATTTGTAGCCTCGCCTGAACTGGCGTCGCTATGGCTAAAGCGTAGTGTGTTCAAACTTTCTTTACTTGGTCAAGGGCGGGCCTTCGGCCCGCCGCCGTGACGCGCCGGGGCGCGCGTGCGGCCTGGCGGCCGGTCACGCCCCGGCGCACGGCACGACATGGGA is a window from the Polymorphospora rubra genome containing:
- a CDS encoding EAL domain-containing protein, which gives rise to MPRPQPSPRRSPDHAWLITGPLALLAVVMSTALGLIDGQEAGRVARDAGSELFFALVLLAVMVAVAIPNLHFVIRRQAFVLTLTEISLVLALFYFRPLTVVVIATLAALVTQIRRRVGPAKLWFNVAKEAAATSLAGLVLYAFPPIEGVGPGTWGILFAVVSTHTLVGLAAVIGVITIVQGSQAGLEVVRTAAPTLVTAAINVSLGLVVLIALETTWWAIVLVVVLTGALGLVYRSYAQFFRQHRTLADMYDLTRAMSESGQDGTLADSLLGRVRVLMQAEYATLWLPAQGRHPEVLLTARVDDPGLLDLARTPAVARARAIKAKKTVAVGSRLGGDEELRTGLREADGVKDVIVVPLRSGQAVIGSLEVVNRLGETSHFMPGDVPIFETIAAHAAIALENSRLVDRLRYDAYHDGLTALPNRKRVLGALEEAVQVCAPDEVVAVLLFDVDALRQVNESLGHAAGDRVLVEVAARLRSSSPSAALVGRIGGDEFVVTLRAESAEAALALATELREQTHDQMVFGALTLDVDTAVGVAIHPEHGSDPATLVQRAGLAATAAKSMPGSVQLFNPGLESRSVRRLGLAGDLSRALDNDELKVYFQPKVTLDDRRLVGVECLARWEHPAHGAVSPEDFVAVAEHTGQLGRLTESVLREGLRRSREWSDPDHPLAVAVNLSARTLTDPYFPARVQELLAEFKVAPELLTFEIKEAGVLDGTDRPMPTLRRLRDIGVRLSVDDFGTGYSSLSYLRRLPVHEVKVDRSFVQGMATDPGDLAIVNAVVTLSQQFGLTVVAEGVESELTLELLQDIGCQIGQGFLFSRPLPYERLEAWFGAQSESDLSLASDVRRLRAVP
- a CDS encoding tyrosine-type recombinase/integrase — translated: MKSFEVRIWEIGKRAIRGKTWYRVRWTVEGASKPFEELFQKKALANSFRSELVKAANDGQPFDTETGRPLAEVRARNATTWYGHVRAYMERKWPRLAAKSRRGTVEALTDVTLLLTRPGRRGRPANDVLREALYNYALNPRRWSDEPSSAQAEALTWLEQASLPVVELEDVAKVRRVLDGLCVRLDGKAAAASTIRRKRAIFYNAIGYAVELGYLDANPIDRIQWTAPEVATAIDRRVVANPVQVASLLEALEGLGNRASRLTAFFGCLYYAGTRPSEAADLRRADCVLPGRCIDCDADLPDVTAAPVGACRHEKIEYGWGRIILAETAPRSGTAWTDDGQAHERRGLKHRARTDTRPVPIPPQLVALLHKHVAKHDTAPDGRLFRGLHGGPLSESVYDRWWKLARVQAFTSAQVASPLARRPYDLRHAAASLWLNAGVPATEVARRLGHSVAVLLRVYANCLDGGEDGVNNRIGDALG
- a CDS encoding helix-turn-helix transcriptional regulator, whose amino-acid sequence is MGAGDSLLTVPEVLEELRVPRSTWYLWRQTGRAPRVFKLPNGELRVRRSVLEAWLTDLESEAA
- a CDS encoding replication initiator — its product is MRTPAYKEWRAGVESVKGCLQPVRLIGKWEAQHAATGQLIASRSGRVWASCGTRRAAVCPTCADRYAADAWHLIHAGMAGGKGIPATVAASTRLFVTLTAPSFGPVHNRPGKRPCGCGRWHPDGHPLLGSPIDPDTYDYTGAVLWQAHSGQLWHRFTIALRRAVAAAGGLTVRASGAHLRISYAKVAEYQRRGLVHFHAVVRADGPSGPDSSPPVWLTPDVLADAVRTAASSVRVDSARPDGTALPLGWGAQVDVKDITTTDIDINDGDDDGDQVVSDARLAGYVAKYATKGTGATETGDRRIRSQMHINQLRVSAHHRAMIQTAWNLGGLDQYADLKLRHWAHMLGFRGHFLTKSRIYSTTFKNLRAERRAHQLQAALTEAGLPEDTDVLVVNDWQILGIGYDTREQLELATAIGDRIRSARQTRKD
- a CDS encoding FtsK/SpoIIIE domain-containing protein; translated protein: MVNVPRIIRVRSHSPSTETVYVRLLLGQTPKQWEEAADALAVALKAERVGVERVRPQVIALIVQRSEPFTQVIVPPDIPADSDAVDLSRVFLGETEHGDDWFAPLVGQHWMVSGATGSGKNSVTWMALRACAPLIRDGLVRLHVVNPKGTELNALRPVSHRYAESDGDIVEVIQGFWTTMQERKQVLAEQGRRTFRMSRETPLDVLVIDELGAVTGYGDRSLTRGAQAALPLILSQARALGGSVIGALQEPTKDVIPQRDLFSLRVCLRATTAGHVDMVLGDDMRRRGALADEIPNVPESAGIGFVVKQRSRTPMRVRAAYCDDTDIAELVRVAGWPVSELAHAGKA